From a single Lewinella sp. LCG006 genomic region:
- a CDS encoding substrate-binding domain-containing protein, with amino-acid sequence MKENTIRIGGVPEHFNLPIHLAIENGDFSKRGIQVEWTTYKGGTGQMTEALKNGEVDVCILLTEGIIKAIIHGNPSKIISNYVISPLTWGVHTAADNPLDDYRDIFDKKYAISRFGSGSHLMAIVDANSKEEQIEKEQFQVIRNLDGALESLAKKETDVFYWEKYTTKPYVKSGQLKRIGEFLTPWPCFVIAATDKILEEQPDNIVRLLRTIHDACDSFMHNEQVTTLVSERYGITLENAIRWYHSTEWAIHGWVSNKMLKSVLYSLRSAGIITEEEEVPELVWTRS; translated from the coding sequence ATGAAGGAAAATACAATTCGGATCGGTGGAGTACCCGAGCACTTCAACCTTCCCATCCATTTAGCGATAGAAAACGGTGACTTCAGCAAGCGAGGCATCCAGGTAGAATGGACCACCTACAAAGGAGGCACCGGACAGATGACGGAAGCCTTGAAAAACGGTGAGGTAGATGTGTGTATTCTGCTTACCGAGGGGATTATCAAGGCTATCATTCACGGTAACCCTAGCAAGATCATCAGTAATTACGTGATCTCTCCGCTTACTTGGGGAGTGCATACTGCTGCGGATAATCCACTGGATGATTATCGTGACATTTTCGATAAAAAATACGCGATCAGCCGCTTTGGTTCGGGGTCTCACCTGATGGCTATCGTGGATGCTAATAGCAAAGAAGAGCAGATTGAGAAAGAGCAATTTCAGGTAATACGCAACCTGGATGGCGCTTTGGAGTCGCTTGCTAAAAAAGAAACCGATGTTTTCTATTGGGAAAAATATACGACCAAACCTTACGTGAAATCGGGCCAATTGAAGCGAATTGGAGAGTTTCTTACCCCTTGGCCTTGTTTTGTGATTGCTGCTACGGACAAAATCCTGGAAGAACAGCCTGACAATATTGTCCGGTTGCTACGCACTATCCATGATGCCTGCGATAGTTTTATGCACAATGAGCAGGTCACAACCTTGGTCAGCGAACGCTACGGCATCACCCTTGAAAATGCGATCCGTTGGTACCACAGCACCGAATGGGCCATCCACGGCTGGGTCAGTAACAAGATGCTGAAGAGTGTCCTTTATTCGCTGCGCAGTGCGGGCATCATCACCGAGGAAGAGGAAGTGCCTGAGTTGGTGTGGACGCGGAGTTGA
- a CDS encoding TonB-dependent receptor, protein MKTFLLVLTLVIANNLSATTFAAKANISGRIVDADGGFPLEFATISAFDSEEILVTGESTDSTGRFLLRLPKGQYKLRIEFIGYSALDTMILVSKDLDIGDIKLSSSAIALEEATVTAERSRLTLKLDKQIFDVGADIISQGGTANEVLDNVPMINVSPDGVVSLRGNSSVKVLINGKPSALADNNALQGIPAANIAKVEIISSPSARYEASGTAGIINIILKDDSAKNGGGQVSASVGIPVDYRLNGSFSRSENKWTYFGNAGLRYSNYFSIGEAERISLLPSGTQILREDLDQDRNDRAGHGFGGVDFRPTDKTTFSASYSIYHQTNDDLSEVNYNYFDGSENLERDWLQSYDYLEPETYHQIEASYAQDFSKEGTKLFILFQNDFWKNDEQELTIISERFPLTTEALRLRTRNIESSNDYLLQGDYEQKLGSNGKLEIGLRGESRIISSDYLAEEKQGSEFQVYRGLENLVDYYERIAAGYAQYAFEKDAWGIQVGLRSEYTNVRVEDTKSETEDIKKSYNWIFPSATVSYKFSTKLNASLGYSKRIQRPRFSQLNPFGGIENPNELRFGNADLNPSFRDHIELKVLYNSDKLTLSPYLTAHFIDGFYDTQVLQDSSGLVTYFPINLDQERILEAGLILTYEPFKGWQFNGETRVAEFKQRGFYEGVDYGNSFQTFSAELGLRGKLPKDFRIQTTFYYYGGQRYLQSYQDPLYGINAGLSRNFLSDRLQVTLNVRNLFALSVYKGGATLPAFTNTYARQWQGQRIGLTVAWDIGADVRVRRARGSIR, encoded by the coding sequence ATGAAAACATTTTTACTCGTTTTAACGCTAGTCATAGCCAACAATCTTTCCGCTACAACCTTCGCGGCTAAAGCCAATATTTCTGGTCGAATTGTAGATGCAGATGGTGGATTTCCCCTGGAATTTGCTACAATTTCAGCCTTTGATAGTGAGGAAATCTTAGTTACTGGTGAAAGTACAGATAGTACCGGAAGGTTTTTACTTCGTTTGCCTAAGGGCCAGTACAAGCTGCGGATTGAGTTTATAGGTTATTCAGCATTAGATACTATGATTTTGGTAAGTAAGGATTTGGACATTGGAGACATTAAATTATCCTCAAGTGCAATAGCCCTTGAAGAAGCAACGGTAACAGCTGAACGTAGTAGACTTACCCTAAAACTTGACAAGCAAATTTTTGATGTTGGCGCAGACATTATTTCTCAAGGAGGAACAGCCAATGAAGTGCTCGATAATGTCCCCATGATCAATGTATCACCAGATGGTGTCGTTAGCCTGCGAGGCAATTCCAGCGTCAAGGTGCTTATTAATGGCAAACCAAGTGCCTTGGCCGACAATAATGCACTCCAAGGTATCCCTGCGGCCAACATCGCCAAAGTCGAAATTATTAGCAGCCCTTCAGCACGTTATGAAGCTTCGGGTACAGCAGGGATCATCAATATTATCCTTAAAGATGATAGTGCAAAAAATGGGGGTGGCCAAGTAAGTGCTTCTGTCGGCATTCCTGTTGATTATCGGCTCAATGGTAGTTTTTCACGAAGCGAAAACAAATGGACTTATTTTGGTAATGCAGGCCTCCGCTATTCTAATTATTTCAGTATCGGAGAGGCCGAGCGAATCAGCCTTTTGCCGAGCGGTACTCAAATATTACGCGAAGACTTAGACCAGGATCGTAACGATAGAGCCGGACATGGATTTGGAGGAGTTGATTTTCGCCCGACTGACAAAACTACCTTTAGTGCCAGTTATTCTATTTACCACCAAACGAACGATGATTTATCTGAGGTGAATTATAATTACTTTGATGGTTCTGAAAACTTGGAGCGTGATTGGCTACAGAGCTACGATTATCTTGAACCAGAGACTTATCACCAAATCGAAGCGTCTTATGCGCAAGATTTTTCAAAAGAAGGCACGAAGCTTTTTATACTTTTCCAGAATGATTTTTGGAAGAATGACGAACAAGAATTAACGATCATCAGCGAACGTTTTCCTTTGACCACCGAGGCACTAAGGCTGCGAACTCGCAACATTGAAAGTAGTAATGACTACCTCTTGCAAGGCGACTATGAGCAAAAATTAGGATCTAACGGAAAATTGGAAATTGGCCTACGTGGCGAGAGTCGCATTATTTCTAGCGATTACCTTGCCGAGGAAAAACAAGGTAGTGAATTCCAGGTCTATCGAGGTCTTGAAAATCTAGTCGATTATTACGAACGGATAGCAGCGGGCTATGCCCAGTATGCATTTGAAAAAGATGCTTGGGGTATTCAGGTTGGTTTGCGTAGCGAATACACCAATGTAAGGGTAGAAGATACAAAATCAGAAACAGAAGATATTAAAAAGTCCTATAACTGGATCTTTCCTTCCGCTACGGTAAGTTATAAATTTTCAACAAAATTGAATGCCAGCCTAGGATATAGCAAGCGAATTCAACGTCCAAGATTTTCACAATTAAATCCCTTTGGAGGTATTGAAAACCCCAATGAGCTAAGATTTGGAAATGCAGATTTAAATCCAAGCTTTAGAGATCATATCGAATTGAAAGTTCTTTACAATAGTGATAAATTGACCCTTTCGCCCTATCTAACTGCCCATTTCATTGATGGATTTTACGATACTCAGGTACTGCAAGACAGCAGCGGACTGGTTACCTATTTCCCTATAAACCTGGATCAAGAGCGTATCCTGGAAGCTGGACTCATCCTTACTTACGAACCTTTTAAAGGATGGCAATTTAATGGCGAAACCCGGGTAGCAGAGTTTAAGCAAAGGGGGTTTTATGAAGGAGTTGATTATGGTAACTCCTTTCAGACTTTTAGTGCTGAATTAGGACTTCGTGGAAAATTGCCAAAAGATTTTCGTATCCAGACTACGTTTTATTACTACGGAGGGCAACGTTATTTACAATCTTACCAAGACCCATTATACGGTATAAATGCCGGCTTGAGTAGAAATTTTTTAAGCGACCGATTACAAGTGACCCTTAATGTACGCAACCTATTCGCACTGTCCGTATATAAAGGTGGTGCTACGCTTCCTGCTTTTACGAATACCTATGCACGACAGTGGCAAGGTCAGCGAATAGGATTGACAGTTGCCTGGGATATCGGTGCCGATGTTCGGGTAAGACGCGCAAGGGGAAGTATAAGGTAA
- the hpt gene encoding hypoxanthine phosphoribosyltransferase, giving the protein MTEHIKLHDLTFKPYLTEEAIQQRVAEIGKLLSEEYAGRKPVFMVMLKGAFVFATDLIRLFEGPAEVSFVRTQSYIGTETTQDVKIILGPTPEEVQGRDIIIVEDIVDSGHTMNRFLPILEAQQPRSISLVTLLVKPDMLQKEVKIDHVGFSIPPKFVVGYGLDYNGLGRNLRAIYQLAEEV; this is encoded by the coding sequence ATGACCGAGCACATAAAACTTCACGACCTTACTTTCAAGCCTTACTTGACGGAGGAAGCCATCCAGCAAAGGGTAGCGGAGATAGGCAAGTTGCTAAGCGAGGAGTATGCTGGCCGAAAACCAGTCTTCATGGTCATGTTGAAAGGTGCTTTTGTTTTCGCCACGGATCTCATTCGTCTCTTTGAAGGTCCTGCCGAGGTGAGCTTTGTCCGAACCCAATCTTACATCGGCACAGAAACGACCCAGGATGTAAAAATCATCCTCGGCCCTACGCCCGAAGAGGTGCAAGGCCGGGATATCATTATCGTAGAAGATATTGTGGACAGTGGCCACACGATGAATCGTTTCCTCCCCATTCTGGAAGCCCAACAACCTCGGTCGATCAGCTTGGTCACCCTCTTGGTGAAACCAGATATGCTACAAAAAGAAGTCAAGATTGATCACGTAGGATTCTCCATTCCGCCGAAGTTTGTCGTTGGGTATGGGCTGGATTACAATGGGTTGGGGAGAAATCTTAGAGCGATCTATCAGTTGGCGGAGGAGGTTTAG
- a CDS encoding gluconate 2-dehydrogenase subunit 3 family protein, whose protein sequence is MDRRAILKYTAYVTGYAITAPLTSAFLSGCKAEPTAPDYVPVYFSEVTYQNLVAVVDTMLPATSTPGAVEIGVPAFMDLVVGKYTEEEDRLKMMNGFESWLTTVQNNAGNPYHALPAEEQLKLLNALDQEAIATAESLEGKILSEDEMKALQPWWLDMKALAINGYFASEKIGTEVLAYDPVPGPYQGCIPLSNVGKTWSL, encoded by the coding sequence ATGGATCGCAGAGCTATCCTTAAATATACGGCCTACGTGACAGGCTACGCCATTACGGCACCACTTACCAGTGCCTTTCTGAGTGGTTGTAAAGCAGAACCTACGGCACCGGATTATGTGCCCGTCTATTTCTCAGAAGTAACTTACCAAAATCTGGTAGCCGTGGTAGATACCATGCTGCCCGCAACAAGCACACCTGGTGCGGTGGAGATTGGCGTTCCTGCATTCATGGACCTTGTCGTAGGGAAATACACCGAGGAAGAAGACCGCCTGAAAATGATGAATGGCTTTGAAAGCTGGTTGACGACCGTACAAAACAACGCGGGTAACCCCTACCACGCCCTGCCTGCCGAAGAGCAATTGAAACTACTCAACGCCCTAGACCAGGAAGCGATCGCTACCGCTGAAAGCCTGGAAGGCAAAATATTGAGCGAGGATGAAATGAAAGCACTTCAACCGTGGTGGTTAGACATGAAAGCTCTGGCGATCAATGGTTACTTTGCTTCTGAAAAAATTGGAACGGAAGTCTTGGCTTATGACCCCGTTCCCGGGCCTTACCAAGGTTGCATTCCACTCAGCAATGTGGGAAAAACCTGGAGTTTATAA
- a CDS encoding sensor histidine kinase codes for MPVNQSDIVLIFVVSAVLVLSLSLVIILFVVFYQKRMIRQNEVLQKMEQERQQALLDASIQSQEVERKRIAKDLHDEVGAMLSIAKLHLGQAIRTGGEGNATSASLSEAKMVLEETIKNVRSISRDLLPSVLENFGLIVALGELVSRINAANLIEVNFVAEELSTRMPLKKELALYRIAQELINNSIKHANAKAIEIVVEEKDNAICFQFTDDGKGLDPKEIANYVGLGLRNIDSRIKVIGAACSIVTSPGNGFKMELTVDRQKID; via the coding sequence GTGCCGGTAAATCAATCTGATATTGTTTTAATCTTTGTCGTCAGTGCAGTTTTAGTGCTTAGTCTTTCTCTGGTTATCATTCTTTTTGTAGTTTTTTACCAAAAAAGGATGATTCGCCAGAATGAAGTCTTGCAGAAGATGGAGCAAGAACGCCAGCAGGCTTTACTGGATGCCTCCATCCAGTCACAAGAAGTTGAAAGAAAACGTATTGCTAAGGATTTGCACGATGAAGTGGGAGCAATGTTGTCTATCGCCAAGTTACATTTAGGCCAGGCAATTAGAACCGGTGGAGAAGGGAATGCCACGAGTGCCTCTCTCTCTGAAGCAAAGATGGTACTGGAGGAAACCATTAAAAATGTCAGATCTATTTCTCGGGATTTACTGCCTTCGGTATTGGAAAATTTTGGATTGATAGTTGCTTTAGGTGAACTTGTGTCCAGGATAAATGCGGCCAATCTAATTGAAGTAAATTTTGTGGCAGAAGAGCTATCTACGAGAATGCCTCTGAAAAAAGAATTAGCGCTTTATCGAATTGCCCAAGAGCTCATTAATAATTCGATCAAGCACGCCAACGCCAAAGCGATAGAAATAGTGGTAGAAGAAAAAGATAATGCCATTTGTTTTCAGTTTACAGACGATGGGAAAGGGCTTGACCCAAAAGAAATAGCTAATTACGTAGGATTGGGTTTGAGAAATATTGACAGCAGAATCAAGGTAATTGGCGCAGCGTGCTCAATTGTTACTAGTCCGGGGAATGGCTTCAAAATGGAACTTACCGTTGATAGGCAAAAGATTGATTAA
- a CDS encoding glycoside hydrolase family 43 protein, with product MKIQSLTLITIVIIVSSCLPKKLQDKNLAYSGNPIFSGWYADPEGVVFKDEYWVFPTYSAKYENQVFFDAFSSKDLISWKKHAHILDTSIIKWAKQALWAPSIIEKDDKYYLFFSANDVQKSGGPYWNENNTINHHGGIGIAVADAPSGTFKDYLGKPLIGEFHNGAQPIDQFVFKDIDNKYYMFYGGWGHCNITILNDDFTGFIPWDDGGLFKEITPEGYVEGSFMFRRKDTYYFMWSEGDWGNDTYKVAYAMAEEVTGPFKRIGTILQSDENIATGAGHHSVINTPNTDNWYIIYHRRPIPNEGRDHRVTCIDKMEFNQDGTIKQVKMTADGVKKIWNNKRIY from the coding sequence ATGAAAATACAGTCATTAACACTTATAACTATAGTCATTATCGTTTCCTCTTGTCTGCCTAAAAAGCTACAAGATAAAAATTTAGCATATTCTGGGAATCCGATATTTTCTGGTTGGTATGCCGATCCAGAGGGCGTTGTTTTTAAGGATGAGTATTGGGTGTTTCCTACCTATTCAGCTAAATATGAAAACCAGGTATTTTTCGATGCATTCTCTTCAAAAGATTTGATTTCTTGGAAAAAACATGCTCATATTTTGGACACCTCTATAATTAAATGGGCAAAACAAGCGCTTTGGGCACCATCCATTATAGAAAAAGATGATAAATATTATTTGTTCTTTTCAGCAAATGATGTTCAAAAATCAGGAGGCCCCTACTGGAATGAAAACAATACAATTAATCATCATGGAGGTATTGGAATAGCTGTGGCAGATGCTCCTTCGGGAACATTCAAAGACTATCTTGGAAAACCACTGATAGGGGAGTTTCATAATGGTGCACAACCCATTGATCAGTTTGTATTTAAAGACATTGATAACAAATATTATATGTTCTATGGAGGCTGGGGGCATTGCAATATCACCATTCTTAACGATGATTTTACAGGGTTTATCCCTTGGGATGACGGTGGATTATTTAAAGAAATTACCCCTGAAGGGTATGTAGAAGGTTCCTTTATGTTTCGTAGAAAAGATACCTACTATTTTATGTGGTCTGAGGGTGATTGGGGGAATGACACCTATAAAGTGGCTTACGCAATGGCTGAAGAAGTGACAGGCCCTTTTAAAAGAATTGGAACAATTCTACAATCGGATGAAAATATTGCTACAGGAGCGGGACATCATTCCGTAATTAATACCCCAAATACGGATAATTGGTATATTATTTATCACAGACGACCTATTCCAAATGAAGGGCGTGATCATCGGGTAACTTGTATCGACAAAATGGAATTTAATCAAGATGGTACCATCAAACAAGTAAAAATGACAGCTGACGGGGTTAAGAAAATATGGAATAACAAGAGAATCTATTGA
- a CDS encoding porin family protein, protein MLSNTKLFFATLLLLTTIAVQAQVSVGARVGYQLNNVYTTEGLDALAPDFHNLDEVNVGLVVEIPVAGGFSFQPELAYTTKGFGLKEGFDAELLGVNLPINGRAETRIRYVEAPLLAKYKFGQEALQAYVAAGPTLSYASSGQIDTYANVLLEVDLGSIPLNLDNINYERFDVGATVALGAQYDFGPITTFVDARYYRGFSELYDIPFVNEKVRNTGYGFNFGVMVPLGN, encoded by the coding sequence ATGCTGTCTAACACAAAATTATTTTTCGCTACCCTGCTGTTACTAACGACCATTGCTGTACAAGCACAAGTAAGTGTAGGTGCCCGAGTAGGTTATCAACTTAATAATGTTTACACAACAGAAGGCTTAGATGCCCTTGCACCTGATTTTCACAACCTAGACGAGGTCAACGTCGGCCTGGTGGTTGAAATTCCGGTAGCTGGTGGCTTTTCTTTTCAGCCAGAGTTGGCCTATACAACCAAAGGTTTTGGATTGAAAGAAGGGTTTGATGCCGAATTGCTGGGCGTAAATCTGCCCATTAATGGTCGTGCCGAAACCCGGATTCGTTATGTAGAAGCCCCACTGTTGGCAAAGTATAAATTTGGCCAGGAGGCATTACAGGCTTACGTTGCCGCAGGCCCTACCTTGAGTTACGCTAGCAGTGGACAAATAGATACCTACGCCAATGTTTTGCTGGAAGTTGACTTAGGTAGCATCCCCCTCAATCTGGATAACATCAATTACGAGCGCTTCGATGTGGGAGCGACGGTAGCCCTGGGGGCTCAGTACGATTTTGGTCCGATTACAACTTTTGTGGATGCGCGTTACTACCGCGGATTTTCCGAACTGTATGACATTCCTTTCGTCAACGAAAAAGTACGCAATACCGGTTACGGTTTCAACTTTGGCGTAATGGTGCCACTGGGGAACTAA
- a CDS encoding M20/M25/M40 family metallo-hydrolase, producing the protein MKTKSIFLGLLFFAATSPLLIAQEQQQEEDARTIREIYDKALTESSCYQWLYHLTKEVGGRLAGSPQSAAAVAYGQHILDTLGMDSVYLQACTVPTWIRGEAEQVRIVNSQQIGTQELHALALGHSIGTGPDGLVAGVIEVQSLDELEKLGRAKLEGKIVFYNRPMDPTQMNTFAAYGGAVDQRGIGASKASEYGAVATLVRSMTTRLDDIPHTGAMGYQEGVTPIPAFAISTNDAELLSRLLKKEEVKVFVRSTCERTPPATSYNVIGEIRGSTHPEEIILIGGHLDSWDVGEGAHDDGAGCVHAMEVIELLKKMNYQPQRTIRCVLFMNEESGLGGARAYWQASNDAGEYHMAALESDRGGFTPRGFTFDADDKVFTTKFQQVYEWLPLLEPYGLGLKKGGGGADISGLKIQQGLLIGYEPDSQRYFDYHHTAIDTFEAVNKRELELGAASITALVYLLDKYGLK; encoded by the coding sequence ATGAAAACAAAGTCAATTTTTTTAGGATTATTATTCTTTGCCGCAACATCACCTTTGTTGATCGCTCAAGAGCAACAACAAGAAGAGGATGCACGGACAATTCGTGAAATTTATGATAAAGCCCTTACCGAAAGCTCATGCTACCAATGGCTTTATCACCTCACCAAAGAAGTTGGCGGCCGTTTGGCCGGTTCACCCCAATCAGCAGCAGCAGTTGCTTATGGGCAACACATCCTGGATACGCTGGGCATGGACTCCGTTTATCTTCAAGCCTGTACCGTTCCCACCTGGATCAGAGGAGAAGCAGAACAAGTAAGGATCGTTAATTCTCAACAGATTGGCACCCAGGAGCTTCACGCCCTGGCTTTAGGGCACAGTATAGGGACGGGGCCGGATGGCTTGGTCGCGGGAGTTATTGAAGTACAAAGTCTCGATGAGCTCGAAAAATTAGGGCGCGCAAAGCTTGAAGGTAAAATCGTTTTCTACAACCGCCCAATGGATCCTACCCAAATGAATACCTTTGCCGCTTATGGAGGTGCTGTAGATCAACGTGGAATTGGAGCATCAAAAGCCTCAGAATACGGTGCGGTAGCAACACTTGTACGCTCTATGACAACCCGCCTTGATGACATTCCACATACCGGAGCGATGGGCTATCAGGAAGGCGTCACACCCATTCCGGCCTTTGCCATTAGCACCAATGACGCCGAGTTGTTGAGTCGGTTACTGAAAAAAGAAGAGGTCAAAGTTTTTGTCCGCTCTACTTGCGAGCGTACACCCCCAGCTACTTCCTACAATGTCATTGGTGAAATTCGGGGAAGCACTCACCCGGAAGAGATCATTCTTATTGGTGGTCACCTCGACTCCTGGGATGTAGGGGAAGGTGCCCACGATGACGGAGCCGGTTGTGTGCACGCTATGGAGGTCATTGAGCTACTCAAAAAAATGAATTACCAACCTCAGCGAACGATCCGTTGTGTGCTTTTCATGAACGAAGAAAGCGGACTGGGTGGTGCACGTGCCTACTGGCAAGCTTCTAATGATGCTGGCGAATACCACATGGCTGCTCTTGAATCTGATCGAGGAGGCTTTACCCCTAGAGGGTTTACTTTCGATGCAGACGACAAGGTGTTTACCACAAAGTTCCAGCAGGTATACGAATGGTTGCCCCTTCTAGAACCCTATGGTCTCGGTTTGAAAAAAGGTGGCGGTGGAGCAGACATCTCTGGTCTCAAAATTCAACAAGGCTTACTCATCGGGTATGAGCCCGACTCCCAACGTTATTTTGATTATCACCATACGGCGATTGACACCTTCGAGGCCGTCAATAAGCGGGAACTGGAATTGGGCGCAGCGTCCATTACTGCGCTGGTTTACTTACTGGACAAATATGGGTTGAAGTAG
- a CDS encoding response regulator → MKKISIALVDDHVLFRKGLAAILKTFESIEIVHQASNGVELLEMLKNVEVDVVLLDLEMQGMDGMQTTKKLNEAFPEVKIIILSMYDDDHFIQHLMELGANGYLLKDTEPEEVILAVQSAYENGFYFNERVSKVVINGLIKKNKVKPVFRGNVKLSPRELEVLALICQEQTNVEIGEQLFLSSRTIEGYRNRLLEKTNTRNTAGLVVFALKNNLVEL, encoded by the coding sequence ATGAAAAAAATTAGCATTGCATTAGTTGATGATCATGTCCTCTTTAGAAAAGGGCTAGCTGCGATCTTGAAAACATTCGAAAGCATTGAAATCGTTCATCAGGCAAGCAATGGTGTTGAACTGCTGGAGATGTTGAAGAACGTTGAAGTAGATGTCGTTCTGTTAGATCTGGAAATGCAGGGAATGGATGGAATGCAGACAACAAAAAAATTAAACGAAGCATTTCCTGAAGTGAAAATCATCATTCTTTCCATGTATGATGATGATCATTTTATTCAACATTTGATGGAGTTAGGAGCAAATGGCTATTTGCTTAAAGACACCGAGCCAGAAGAAGTAATTCTCGCCGTTCAATCTGCTTATGAAAACGGGTTTTATTTCAATGAGAGGGTCTCTAAAGTGGTCATCAATGGGCTTATTAAAAAAAATAAAGTTAAACCAGTCTTTAGAGGGAATGTCAAGCTTTCGCCAAGAGAATTAGAGGTATTGGCCTTAATTTGTCAAGAGCAAACAAACGTCGAAATAGGGGAACAACTTTTCCTGAGCTCCCGAACTATCGAAGGTTACAGAAACCGTTTGCTAGAAAAAACAAATACTCGCAATACGGCAGGCTTGGTTGTCTTTGCACTGAAAAACAACCTCGTAGAGCTGTAA
- a CDS encoding RNA 2'-phosphotransferase — translation MSPEYLKSLSKFLSLILRHKPEVVGIKLDENGWADVDDLIEGAMDKGKEMDLPILEAIVASDEKQRYTFNEDKTKIRANQGHSVKVDLELEPVKPPKILYHGTTERFVQSIMLKGIEPRSRNHVHLSEDTETATEVGDRRGDTMIFKVFAGAMFRDGYHFYQSANGVWLTDMVPNKYLDML, via the coding sequence ATGAGTCCGGAATATTTAAAGAGCCTAAGTAAGTTTTTATCCCTTATTCTGCGCCACAAGCCCGAAGTGGTAGGCATCAAACTAGATGAAAATGGCTGGGCCGATGTCGATGACCTCATCGAAGGAGCCATGGACAAAGGTAAGGAAATGGATCTCCCCATCCTGGAGGCCATTGTGGCCAGCGATGAAAAGCAACGCTACACTTTCAACGAAGACAAGACTAAAATTCGCGCCAACCAAGGCCATTCTGTCAAGGTTGATCTGGAATTAGAGCCCGTCAAGCCACCCAAAATTCTCTATCACGGCACCACTGAGCGCTTTGTCCAAAGCATTATGCTGAAGGGTATTGAACCCCGTTCTCGCAACCATGTCCACCTTTCGGAAGATACGGAGACGGCCACCGAGGTAGGAGATCGCCGTGGGGATACCATGATTTTCAAAGTCTTCGCTGGTGCTATGTTCCGCGATGGCTATCACTTCTACCAATCGGCCAACGGCGTGTGGTTGACCGATATGGTGCCTAATAAGTATTTGGATATGTTGTAG
- a CDS encoding SCO family protein: MKITTLLGIIVTSLILVACNSSGNNELRYYGFHETDPETGDTIYHQIRDFSFLDQDSQVITNAYFDDKIYIADFFFTSCPTICPKVKAQMLRIFEKYQGDDRVALLSHTIDVKRDTVGKLKKYAQGLGADTPQWRFVTGDRDSIYAISYDYISTVLEAPEVPGGFDHSGWILLIDKDRHLRAYADGTKEEKVDIFLKQIDQLLEEEKKE; the protein is encoded by the coding sequence ATGAAAATTACAACCCTACTTGGTATCATTGTTACCAGCCTAATACTCGTTGCTTGCAACTCTTCTGGCAACAACGAATTAAGGTATTATGGTTTTCACGAAACGGATCCCGAAACAGGGGATACCATCTATCATCAGATTCGTGATTTTTCTTTCCTTGATCAAGACAGCCAGGTCATCACCAATGCTTATTTTGATGACAAAATATATATCGCGGATTTCTTCTTCACTTCCTGCCCTACCATTTGCCCTAAGGTGAAAGCACAGATGCTACGCATTTTTGAAAAATACCAGGGAGACGACCGGGTAGCTCTACTATCCCATACAATTGACGTAAAAAGGGATACTGTGGGCAAACTCAAAAAGTACGCGCAAGGACTGGGAGCAGATACTCCCCAATGGCGATTCGTCACCGGTGACCGTGACTCGATTTACGCCATCAGCTATGACTATATTAGTACCGTACTCGAAGCACCCGAAGTACCCGGTGGTTTTGATCACTCAGGCTGGATATTGCTGATCGACAAAGATCGCCACTTACGCGCCTACGCGGATGGGACCAAGGAGGAGAAGGTAGATATTTTCCTGAAGCAAATTGACCAGCTCTTGGAGGAAGAGAAGAAAGAATAA